One segment of Trichlorobacter ammonificans DNA contains the following:
- a CDS encoding CBS domain-containing protein — MTTVADIMTRDVVTVTPQTSIRELADLFVSKRIGSVPVLDAEGALVGIVTESDLIELGKSLHLPTVISLFDWVIYLESEKVLERELKKMGGKTVADICQHEVITIAPGADISEAADLMSSHHVNALPVVEHNRLLGIVARIDIIRTLLG; from the coding sequence ATGACAACCGTTGCCGATATCATGACCCGCGACGTCGTGACCGTCACCCCCCAGACCTCCATCCGCGAACTGGCCGACCTGTTCGTGAGCAAACGGATCGGTTCCGTGCCGGTACTGGATGCCGAAGGTGCCCTGGTGGGAATCGTCACCGAGTCGGACCTGATCGAACTGGGCAAGAGCCTGCATCTGCCCACGGTGATCAGCCTGTTCGACTGGGTGATCTACCTTGAGTCGGAAAAAGTGCTGGAGCGGGAGCTGAAGAAGATGGGGGGCAAGACCGTTGCCGACATCTGTCAGCACGAGGTGATCACCATCGCTCCCGGCGCCGATATCAGCGAGGCGGCGGACCTGATGAGCAGCCACCACGTCAATGCGTTGCCGGTGGTGGAGCATAACCGGCTGCTGGGGATCGTGGCGCGGATCGACATCATCCGCACCCTGCTGGGGTAG
- the tsaE gene encoding tRNA (adenosine(37)-N6)-threonylcarbamoyltransferase complex ATPase subunit type 1 TsaE — MTAREPLHTDRGEEIEFETVSPAETEALGASLGRLLLAGDIVTLSGELGGGKTCFVRGVVAGASPEAANLVASPTFAILNEYPGTVPILHYDCYRLRGADDALELGLLDRLGGDAICLLEWPERIPGVIAGEYLAASFQWLGEEYRRITLSAHGERSRKLLALLRDERKKKLVS; from the coding sequence ATGACCGCTCGGGAGCCCCTGCACACGGACAGGGGCGAGGAAATCGAATTCGAAACCGTCTCCCCCGCTGAGACGGAGGCCCTGGGCGCCTCCCTGGGACGGCTGCTCCTGGCGGGCGATATCGTTACCCTCTCCGGTGAACTGGGGGGCGGCAAGACCTGTTTCGTCAGGGGAGTGGTGGCCGGCGCCTCGCCGGAGGCGGCTAACCTGGTGGCCTCTCCCACCTTTGCCATCCTTAACGAATATCCGGGCACCGTGCCGATCCTGCATTACGACTGCTATCGCCTGCGGGGCGCCGATGATGCCCTGGAGCTGGGGCTGCTGGACCGCCTGGGGGGAGACGCCATCTGCCTGCTGGAGTGGCCGGAACGGATTCCCGGTGTCATAGCGGGGGAGTATCTTGCCGCCAGTTTCCAGTGGCTGGGGGAGGAGTACCGCCGGATCACCCTGTCGGCCCACGGAGAACGGAGCAGAAAACTTCTTGCGCTGCTGCGCGACGAGCGTAAGAAAAAACTTGTATCCTGA
- the mutS gene encoding DNA mismatch repair protein MutS, producing the protein MSSALHTPMMKQYLEIKSRHPDSILFFRMGDFYEMFLEDALLASKLLDITLTSRNKGGADEIPFCGVPYHSVQPYVARLIEAGHRVAICEQVEDPKQAKGIVKRDVVKVVTPALVTEAESLAPEENSYLLSLCPSGPRWGAAWLDLSTGEFKVSELESLSATAALAASLAPRELLLPEAVKREPPAELALVMGDRPRSTVPDWVLDREYAARLVCDRFGVALPEALGLSPAAAALPASGAILHYLQENRHATLPHLRDLTVVSQTDYLALDPVTRRTLELTATMAENKKAGSLLGCLDRTVTAMGARTLKQWIAHPLVRTPEIVRRLDAVEELARAGELRDELARLLKNIHDLERLNGRIAMAGANGRDLRSLLDSLEQIPVIQRLLVDTRSELIRECRDSLDPLDDLRDRIGRAIVPSPPFSLREGGIIAEGYHAELDELRTISREGKGFIARLEARERERTGIGSLKIRYNRVFGYYIEITKSNLSGVPADYIRRQTVANAERFITEELKNYEEKVLGAEERICDLEYSLFQELREEAAAHGAALSRTAAGLALLDILQGLATVAVERNYCRPTVDDGDRIEIIEGRHPVVEAMNLGERFVPNDTLLDGEAHQILMITGPNMAGKSTYMRQTALIVLMAQIGCFVPATSARIGIADRIFTRVGAGDNLARGQSTFMVEMMETAHILRNATPKSLVVLDEIGRGTSTFDGLSIAWAVAEYLHDTEQCRARTLFATHYHELAELAASRERITNLTVAVREWNDQVIFLRTIVPGAASHSYGIQVARLAGMPADVIERAKEVLKNLEEGEFEQGAPRIAKSHRKTAIPDSRQFSLFEPQGDLLRERLKKLNISGMTPLEALNLLDELKKMV; encoded by the coding sequence ATGAGTTCAGCCCTGCACACCCCCATGATGAAGCAGTACCTGGAGATCAAGTCCCGGCATCCGGACAGCATCCTGTTCTTCCGCATGGGCGATTTCTACGAGATGTTCCTGGAAGACGCTCTGTTGGCGTCGAAACTCCTGGACATCACCCTTACCTCCCGCAACAAGGGGGGAGCCGACGAGATCCCCTTCTGCGGCGTCCCCTACCACTCGGTCCAGCCCTACGTCGCCCGCCTGATCGAGGCGGGCCATCGGGTAGCCATCTGCGAACAGGTGGAGGACCCGAAACAGGCCAAGGGGATCGTGAAGCGGGACGTGGTCAAGGTGGTTACCCCGGCCCTGGTGACGGAGGCCGAATCCCTGGCGCCGGAGGAAAACTCCTACCTGCTCTCCCTCTGCCCCTCCGGTCCGCGCTGGGGAGCCGCTTGGCTTGATCTCTCCACCGGTGAGTTCAAGGTATCGGAACTGGAGAGCCTGAGCGCCACCGCGGCCCTGGCTGCCTCACTTGCCCCCCGGGAACTGCTGCTTCCCGAGGCAGTGAAGCGCGAGCCGCCCGCTGAACTGGCCCTGGTCATGGGGGACCGCCCCCGCTCCACCGTGCCCGACTGGGTACTGGACCGGGAATACGCGGCCCGGCTGGTCTGCGACCGCTTCGGCGTGGCACTGCCGGAGGCCCTGGGGCTTTCCCCCGCTGCCGCCGCTCTACCGGCAAGCGGGGCGATTTTGCACTACCTGCAGGAGAACCGGCACGCCACCCTCCCCCACCTGCGGGATCTTACCGTGGTCAGCCAGACCGACTACCTGGCCCTGGACCCGGTTACCCGCCGCACCCTGGAACTGACCGCCACCATGGCCGAGAACAAGAAGGCCGGCTCGCTTCTGGGCTGCCTGGACCGCACCGTGACCGCCATGGGGGCCCGTACCCTCAAGCAATGGATCGCCCATCCCCTGGTGCGTACCCCTGAGATCGTCCGTCGTCTCGATGCCGTGGAGGAACTGGCCCGGGCCGGCGAGCTGCGGGACGAGCTGGCCCGCCTGCTCAAGAATATCCACGACCTGGAGCGGCTGAACGGGCGGATCGCCATGGCCGGCGCCAACGGCCGGGATCTGCGCTCCCTGCTGGACTCGCTGGAACAGATACCGGTCATACAGCGGTTGCTGGTCGACACCCGGTCAGAGTTGATCCGCGAGTGCAGAGACTCCCTCGATCCCCTGGACGACCTGCGGGACCGGATCGGCCGGGCCATTGTCCCCTCCCCGCCCTTCTCCCTGCGGGAAGGGGGGATCATTGCCGAGGGCTACCATGCGGAGCTGGACGAACTACGCACCATCAGCCGCGAGGGCAAGGGATTCATCGCCCGACTGGAGGCCCGGGAGCGGGAGCGGACCGGCATCGGTTCCCTCAAGATCCGCTACAACCGGGTGTTCGGCTACTACATCGAGATCACCAAGTCAAACCTCTCCGGCGTGCCGGCCGACTACATCCGCCGCCAGACCGTGGCCAATGCGGAGCGGTTCATCACCGAAGAGCTGAAGAACTACGAAGAAAAGGTGCTGGGGGCGGAGGAACGGATCTGCGACCTGGAGTACAGCCTGTTCCAGGAACTGCGGGAAGAGGCGGCGGCCCATGGGGCGGCCCTCAGCCGTACCGCCGCCGGCCTGGCGCTGCTGGACATCCTGCAGGGGCTGGCCACGGTGGCGGTGGAGCGGAACTACTGCCGCCCCACCGTGGACGACGGCGACCGGATTGAAATCATCGAAGGGCGCCATCCGGTGGTGGAGGCCATGAACCTGGGGGAGCGGTTCGTGCCCAACGACACCCTGCTGGACGGCGAAGCTCACCAAATTCTGATGATCACCGGCCCCAACATGGCCGGTAAGTCCACCTACATGCGCCAGACCGCCCTGATCGTGCTGATGGCCCAGATCGGCTGTTTCGTGCCGGCAACCTCGGCCCGTATCGGCATCGCCGACCGGATCTTCACCCGGGTCGGGGCCGGCGACAACCTGGCCCGGGGCCAGTCCACCTTCATGGTGGAGATGATGGAAACCGCCCACATCCTGCGCAATGCCACCCCGAAAAGCCTGGTGGTGCTGGACGAGATCGGCCGGGGCACCTCCACCTTCGACGGCCTTTCCATCGCCTGGGCCGTGGCCGAATACCTGCACGACACCGAACAGTGCCGGGCCCGCACCCTGTTCGCCACCCACTACCACGAACTGGCCGAGTTGGCGGCCAGCAGGGAGCGGATCACCAACCTGACCGTGGCGGTGCGGGAGTGGAACGATCAGGTGATCTTCCTGCGTACCATCGTCCCCGGCGCCGCCTCCCACTCCTACGGCATCCAGGTGGCCCGGCTGGCCGGCATGCCGGCGGATGTCATCGAACGGGCCAAAGAGGTGCTGAAGAACCTGGAGGAGGGGGAATTCGAGCAGGGAGCGCCCCGCATCGCCAAATCGCACCGTAAGACGGCAATCCCGGACAGCCGGCAGTTTTCCCTCTTTGAACCGCAGGGGGATCTGTTGCGGGAACGGTTGAAAAAACTGAACATTTCTGGTATGACCCCTCTGGAAGCTCTCAATCTGCTGGACGAACTGAAAAAAATGGTCTGA
- a CDS encoding holo-[acyl-carrier-protein] synthase codes for MILGIGVDTVEIARFQRFIDEGNQGLLDRLFSPAEQAYCAPRKQAAASYAARFAAKEALVKALGTGLRDGLSWTEIEVRSTAAGKPELHLSGCSRQIFEERGATVVHLSLSHDGGNAVAMVVLETA; via the coding sequence ATGATTCTCGGCATCGGTGTTGATACGGTTGAAATAGCCCGCTTCCAGCGGTTCATCGATGAGGGGAACCAGGGGCTGCTGGACCGGCTGTTTTCCCCGGCGGAGCAGGCATACTGCGCTCCCCGCAAACAGGCGGCGGCCAGCTATGCGGCCCGCTTCGCCGCCAAGGAGGCGCTGGTGAAGGCCCTGGGCACCGGTCTGCGGGATGGCCTCTCCTGGACGGAAATCGAAGTCCGTTCTACAGCCGCAGGCAAACCGGAGCTGCATCTGTCCGGCTGTTCCCGGCAGATTTTCGAAGAACGGGGGGCGACCGTCGTTCACCTTTCCCTGTCCCATGACGGCGGCAATGCCGTTGCCATGGTGGTTCTGGAGACAGCATGA
- a CDS encoding aspartate kinase has protein sequence MALVVQKYGGTSVGTTDRIKNVAKRIIKTYEAGNEVVVVVSAMSGETNKLVALANEMCDIPDNREYDVVVATGEQVTIGLLAMHLKSLGYKAKSYQGWQVPIITDSTHAKARIESIDDTKMRADLKDGCIVIVAGFQGMDKDGNVTTLGRGGSDTSAVALAAALKADVCEIYTDVDGVYTTDPNVCKDARKVEKISYDEMLELASLGAKVLQIRSVEFAKKYNVDVHVRSSLNDNTGTMVTREDTDMEGILVSGVAYDKNEAKIAVLGVPDKPGIAARLLTPLSDAAISVDMIVQNVSHDGLTDFTFTVTKADLKKALLITSEAAKEVQAKEVQADENIAKISIVGLGMRSHAGVATRMFAALSKNNINIGMISTSEIKISVVIDEKYTELAVRVLHEEFGLAG, from the coding sequence ATGGCACTGGTAGTCCAGAAATACGGCGGCACATCGGTGGGTACGACGGACCGTATCAAAAATGTTGCCAAACGGATCATCAAAACCTACGAAGCCGGCAACGAAGTGGTGGTGGTAGTTTCCGCCATGTCCGGCGAGACCAACAAGCTGGTGGCCCTGGCCAATGAAATGTGCGACATCCCGGACAACCGCGAGTACGACGTGGTGGTGGCCACCGGCGAGCAGGTGACCATCGGCCTTTTGGCCATGCATCTCAAGTCGCTGGGGTACAAGGCCAAGTCCTACCAGGGCTGGCAGGTACCGATCATCACCGACAGCACCCATGCCAAGGCCCGGATCGAAAGCATTGACGACACAAAGATGCGCGCCGACCTGAAGGATGGCTGCATCGTGATCGTGGCCGGGTTCCAGGGCATGGACAAGGACGGCAACGTCACCACCCTGGGGCGGGGCGGTTCCGACACCTCGGCGGTGGCGCTGGCGGCGGCCCTGAAGGCCGATGTTTGCGAAATCTATACCGACGTGGACGGCGTCTACACCACCGACCCCAACGTCTGCAAGGATGCCCGCAAGGTGGAGAAGATCTCCTACGACGAAATGCTGGAGCTGGCCAGCCTGGGGGCAAAGGTCCTGCAGATCCGCTCCGTTGAGTTTGCCAAGAAATACAACGTGGACGTGCATGTCCGCTCAAGCCTGAACGACAATACCGGTACCATGGTTACCAGGGAGGATACGGATATGGAAGGAATTCTGGTTTCAGGAGTTGCCTACGACAAGAACGAGGCAAAGATTGCCGTTCTGGGGGTACCCGACAAGCCGGGCATCGCCGCCCGTCTGCTGACCCCGCTGTCCGACGCAGCCATTTCGGTGGACATGATTGTTCAGAACGTGAGCCACGACGGTCTCACCGACTTTACCTTCACCGTCACCAAGGCCGACCTGAAGAAGGCGCTCCTGATCACCAGCGAGGCGGCCAAGGAAGTTCAGGCCAAGGAAGTACAGGCCGACGAGAACATCGCCAAGATATCCATCGTCGGTCTGGGAATGCGCAGCCATGCCGGTGTGGCCACCCGCATGTTCGCCGCTCTCTCCAAGAACAACATCAACATCGGCATGATCTCCACCTCCGAGATCAAGATTTCGGTGGTGATCGACGAGAAGTACACCGAACTGGCCGTGCGGGTGCTGCACGAGGAGTTCGGCCTGGCCGGCTGA
- a CDS encoding NAD(P)H-hydrate dehydratase: MKVISAHAMQEIDRRAIKEFGIPGHELMENAGRRCTEEIVAAYGGDGGKRAVVFAGKGNNGGDGYVIARHLLERGWQVQVIVLARREEIKGDALISLVLLPDDILCFCPEEGELTSRYHGDIQAADLLVDALLGTGLNHELRGVYREAVALINRAPGRVAAVDIPSGIHGTTGSVMGQAVRADLTVTFACAKLGHVLYPGAEHVGRLVVADIGIPQQVSETAVGYEFLDECQAAALAMRRARTAHKGNCGHCLVVAGSPGKTGAAVLAANSAVRAGAGLVTLALPEQLHQIAEVKTTEVMTVALPALENGFLAAQARPVIEGLLAARDVLALGPGIDRHPETVALVHGLLESATLPMVIDADGLNAIAEDRSVLQRRAPQTVVLTPHPGEMARLHGAPIPDVAAVRIAVAQEFARTHGVYLVLKGARTIMVAPNGLTAINGSGNPGMASGGMGDVLTGIIAALLAQGYPPWNACRLGVYLHGLAGDLVAGEQGEIGMTASDLMERLPRAFNRLLNRQQTRSLNSGQRSII, encoded by the coding sequence ATGAAAGTGATCAGCGCCCATGCCATGCAGGAGATCGACCGCCGGGCCATCAAGGAATTCGGAATTCCCGGCCACGAGCTGATGGAGAACGCCGGTCGCCGTTGTACCGAAGAGATTGTTGCGGCGTACGGGGGAGACGGCGGCAAACGGGCGGTCGTTTTTGCCGGCAAGGGCAACAACGGCGGCGACGGCTACGTCATCGCCCGCCATCTGCTGGAACGGGGCTGGCAGGTGCAGGTGATCGTGCTGGCCCGACGGGAGGAGATCAAGGGGGACGCCCTGATCTCGCTGGTACTGCTGCCGGACGATATTCTCTGCTTCTGCCCGGAAGAGGGGGAGCTGACCAGCCGCTACCATGGCGATATCCAGGCGGCCGACCTGCTGGTTGACGCCCTGCTGGGGACCGGCCTGAACCACGAACTGCGCGGCGTCTACCGCGAAGCGGTGGCCCTGATCAACCGGGCGCCGGGCCGGGTGGCGGCCGTGGATATCCCCTCCGGCATTCACGGCACCACCGGCAGCGTGATGGGGCAGGCGGTGCGCGCCGACCTGACCGTCACCTTTGCCTGCGCCAAGCTGGGCCATGTGCTCTACCCCGGTGCCGAGCATGTGGGGCGGCTGGTGGTGGCGGATATCGGCATTCCCCAGCAGGTGAGCGAAACCGCCGTGGGGTACGAGTTTCTGGACGAATGCCAGGCGGCCGCTCTGGCGATGCGGCGTGCCCGTACCGCCCACAAGGGGAACTGCGGTCACTGCCTGGTGGTGGCCGGTTCACCGGGCAAGACCGGTGCGGCGGTGCTGGCGGCCAACAGCGCGGTGCGGGCCGGAGCCGGGCTGGTGACCCTGGCGCTGCCGGAACAGTTGCACCAGATCGCCGAGGTCAAGACCACCGAGGTGATGACGGTGGCGTTGCCCGCCCTGGAGAACGGCTTTCTGGCCGCGCAGGCACGGCCGGTCATCGAGGGTCTGCTGGCAGCCAGGGATGTGCTGGCGCTGGGGCCCGGCATTGACCGGCACCCCGAAACCGTTGCCCTGGTGCACGGCCTGCTGGAGTCGGCGACGCTGCCGATGGTGATCGATGCCGACGGTCTGAACGCCATTGCCGAAGATAGGTCGGTACTGCAGCGTCGGGCACCCCAGACGGTTGTCCTGACCCCCCATCCCGGCGAGATGGCGCGGCTGCACGGCGCCCCCATTCCCGACGTTGCCGCGGTGCGGATCGCCGTGGCCCAGGAGTTTGCCCGCACGCACGGTGTCTATCTCGTGCTCAAGGGAGCCCGCACCATCATGGTTGCCCCCAACGGCCTCACCGCCATCAACGGCAGCGGCAATCCCGGCATGGCTTCCGGCGGCATGGGAGATGTGCTGACCGGCATCATCGCCGCACTACTGGCCCAGGGCTATCCTCCCTGGAACGCCTGCCGCCTGGGGGTCTACCTCCACGGTTTGGCCGGCGACCTGGTGGCGGGAGAACAGGGAGAGATCGGCATGACCGCCTCCGATCTGATGGAGCGGCTGCCCCGTGCCTTCAACCGTCTGCTGAATCGCCAGCAGACCAGATCGCTGAATTCAGGACAAAGGAGCATCATATGA
- a CDS encoding rhodanese-like domain-containing protein encodes MIGVNNEELAALLKKGVPVIDIRTEPEWRQTGIIAGSHLLTLFDEARRVVDPEGWLKKVRAVAPPDKPVILICRSGNRTAPAAKFLTDSGYATVYNVSQGIIPWIRAGLPTVPYPGP; translated from the coding sequence GTGATAGGCGTCAATAACGAGGAGTTGGCCGCCCTGCTGAAAAAGGGGGTACCGGTCATCGATATCCGTACCGAGCCGGAATGGCGGCAGACCGGTATTATTGCCGGCAGCCACCTGCTTACCCTGTTTGACGAGGCCCGCAGGGTGGTTGATCCGGAAGGATGGCTGAAGAAGGTCAGGGCGGTGGCACCACCGGACAAGCCGGTTATCCTGATCTGCCGCAGCGGCAACCGCACCGCGCCTGCCGCGAAGTTTTTGACCGACTCGGGCTACGCAACCGTTTACAACGTGAGCCAGGGCATCATCCCCTGGATCAGGGCCGGTCTGCCGACCGTACCGTATCCGGGACCGTAG